The Diceros bicornis minor isolate mBicDic1 chromosome 1, mDicBic1.mat.cur, whole genome shotgun sequence sequence ccCTGCGGAGGATTGCATGGGCTTGTCTGAAGGGAACAGTGTGAGAAGATGTGACAATTTCCTTAAACTTTGTCCTTTAGTCCTTCtgtgaaaaaatgtatttttactatcacattttttttttaatttctatgagccttctcattatctgagttccttcttttttaatgcaTGCATTAACTTTTCTCTATAAGGATATTTAAGTAATTTTGGTTAGGTTTTTTAGGGGTATGTGTATGcagcatttttttccttgttcCCTATATTATTTTGCTGGGTTTACTTATGGCTTTTTCATTATCCCACTGCCATTTTGGTGGGTTTCTGGAGGCAGCACAGGCAAACACATGTATTCTTGGTACTGTTTCCTCTCCTACTTCTTCACCCACCTTCAGACTTCTCCATTGGGCTAAATCCTGAAGATTCTTTACCTATTTGTGACTGCACTTCACACTGTATTTTCCTTGTGTCTTTGAATGTCTGTCTAGCCACTAGTCTATAGGCTCACTGAATTGTCATGACTGAGCTTAGCTTTCTGTATATCCCCTTCCTAGCACATTGCCTGCCAGAGTAGATATTTAgtatgtttgttgagtgaatattgAATGACATCAAGTAGAATTTTTAGAAATCAAGTGAAAATATAGCTTTGAGAGTTATAATCATACTTGTGACATATCAATGAGTATTGACATATCAATGAGTATTAGGTGATTAtcaggaagagtgagtgagaaggGCAAAGCACCAAGGGTAGAACCCAGAAGAACAATAACATTTGGCTGAGGGCCAAAGATGTTCTAGCAGGGGTGACAGGAGACtagtcagaggaggaggagagaatttAGGGAGAGCTGGggcaagggaagagagaaaagcagagggaGAGTGCAACAGTGCCAAGTAAGAAGTGAAAAGTGCCGTTGGCCTTAGTGACAAGGAAGCGGCCTGTGACCAGGGAAATGTGCTGTGGGTAGAAGAGCGAAGGAGAAGCAAACAAGTAGAGACTTGGAGGTACAAACCGTCGCTTCAACAAAGTCAGCctgaaggaaaaaggaggagagggCAAGAACCGAAAGAAGTCGGAGGTAGAGTGCTTCTGGTCCAAGGAGGAGACTCGAACGTCTTTACAAGAGCAGGAGGGTGTCCGTTAGAGAGGGAAACTAAAGACAGAGAAAAGTGGAGGAGGAGCATGGACCCCAGAAAACAGGACGACGGGCAAACTCCACATCTTATTCTTTCCAGATTTTCTTCGATGTTACTGCCAGATTAATCCACCATTTAGTCTTATTATCCTATCCAAAACCAAGATGAGAGAGCATCGACCAAGTGCCGTGCTCAGCTCTTCCTCAGGCAGCATCTGAGCACTCATCCTGACAACCCTGTGGGTAGGTATCGTCAGCCCCTTTCACAGGGGGAGAGAacagctcagagagatgaagtgatgGGCCAGAATATGAACgcagcctttttgttttgttttgtttgtttctgtctttgattttaaggctaatttttttttaaaaaccataactTTTTTTGCTTGCCTTGCTGTGACTTCTTATTTCCTAGTCTATCTAGTAAAAACAGAACTTCTACATCCTGGCCCAATTTTCTTTTCAGCATCATTGTCTTCTTTTTCCGTActaaagtttttgtgtggacagcaGTTGAATGCTTCAGTAGATTTTCctcctattttataaaaaatgaatagaaaatgtAAAGACAGAGGTGCTGTTCCTAGTGATAGCATTATACTAGTCAACTTGTTAATGTGGAAACAAAGATGGAAATTATTAGTAATATGGAAAGCAGTGAATTTTTAGCCTTTAATCAGTGGTCATTAGACTTAAATCAGTTGATAATGTTCAGTtatgaaggaaacaaacaaaagttaGGAATATGTATAAGTATTAGAAATCTATTATCAAAGATTATGTCTAAAAATAAGGTATAGTTagggattttataacattttaagcTCTCCAGGAAGCTACCCTTAACTACCCTAACTAAAAACGATAGGTTTTATGCATGATTTGAATCATTCTCAGAGATGGACTGAGTGActacctctgtgtgtgtgtgtgtgtgtgtgtgtgtgtaaatatatatgtatgtgcacacacacagagagagaattATGTACTGTGAACGCGTCCCTGTCTACCTTCATGCTAACATGAGCCTCACTAATGTTTAGTACACACACGTATCTTTGCTTCTATTAGTCGGAAAACTGATCTAAAAGACTATAATAAATGTAGGAGTATCCAAAAAGCTTGTCATCCTTGCATAGGGCAGGCCCACTCCTGCTTCAGGGCTAAGCGCTGGCTCTTTCCTCTGTCTGGGACGCTGTCCCTTAGATAGTGCTTTGACTCCCTCCCTTAGCCCTAAAGTCTTGGCATAAATGTCACCTTTCCAGTGAGGCCTTTCCTGAAGactctatttaaaattacaaacgTTTCCCCTGCCATGCTATTCTCTATTTCCATactgttgcttttattttttccctaaggTTTACCACTTAAATACTAAGTATTTTAGTTATTCATTATGGTGATTGCCTTTCTTCTTCTCACTAAAATACAAGTTCCTTCAGGGCAGAAatgtgttttgttcattgctcTATCCTTAGCACTTCGAACAGTGCCTAGcttaataaatagttattgaatgaaGGATTCCTCATGTTCAGATCAGTCTGGCTGCCATTGAGGGAGCAGGAGTATAAGTGGGAAGTCCAGTCAGGTGAATACGGAAATACCTGGTTGAGAGGAAGGAGTAGCTTAACTGTTACACAGGAAATGGAAGcaatagaaaaggagaaaataaataaatccacttGTCCTAGGAAGAGCGGGACCTGCTGCCCAACCCCCCACACCCAGCCCCATACTCTGCAAGCTCTTGGCCTCACTATGGCCTGTGTCAGCCATAAATACTGAAGGACCTGTGCTGTCCCAGACCCCTTGATCCTGGGGACTCTTGCTCATGTCCTGATGAGTACCAAAATTGTATAAATCCTATCAGTTGACTAGGCATTCTAAGACAATAAGGAATATGGGCCGTCACTGAAAAGCCCtggttaggggctggccccgtggcgtagcggttaagtacgcgcacttcgctgctggcggcccgggttcggatccggggcgcgcaccaacgcaccacttgtcaagccatgctgtggcagcatcccatataaagtggaggaagatgggcacagatgttagcccagggccagtcttcctcagcaaaaaaaaaaagaggaggattggcatggatgttagctcagggctgatcttcctcacaaaaaaactaaataaatcccTGGTTAGGCAAAAAGGCAAGGCAGAGAGCTGTCTATTGcttaacataaaataataatggtaataataacagctaacaatCATTGAACCCTTATTATAGCCAGGCATAACGCTGTGAGCGTTACTGAGTCCGCATTTAAAGAGATAACAAAATGGCAAGGATCTGAAATGTCCAATACAGTTCTTGACCCTAGAGCTCAGGTTCCAGCCCACAACATTTCACTAATTCTGAGTAAAGCTACCTAACGATTTTATGTTTTCCAGAGAGACAGTCATGTAATCTGGGGAAAATAAAATGTCCTCCCCTCTCAGTTGTCTACTTTTTATTAGTCACACTTTTGGAACAATATTAAATAGTAGTGGGAATAATAAACACCCTCTCCTTGATTGGTATTAGTGTGAATTCTtctagtgttttatttttatggctgGTACAATACTGATATTTTTGGTTTTGAATCAGGATTGGAGGTTGGATATTATCAAATACTTTTGAAGTATCTATCAGGTTGATCATATGTCCTTTTTTCCATAACTTATTAATATGGTATTAATATAGTCCTAATAGTGAACATTCTGGAATTCCTGGATAAATGCTTTGTTCAAATTGAATATTTAAGTAACATTTCAGGAATGGTTTAAGAGTACTGTAATTACTGAATCTTTCATGTTTAAGAATGTGTTTTGGTTTTCTTCACACATGTGTAGAGTACTGGCCATGTTGAATTCTTGAGTCATATCaaccaattatttttaaaatttgtaggtaatctactttttttccttaagtaGCAAGTCTTCAGAATTAACTTTTAAATTAGGTCTCTCAATTCCATGAAGATAGAATGAGTCTTACTATTAAGTTTTCTGCAgtacataatgatgtttcaacttaaaatgattaatattttccaaaatagcagatattttgctgttcttctcatttgttttttgaaatattatatatacagaAGAATGTGTAAAACATAGGTACTATTTAACAAAAACCTACATACTCTTCTACtataaatattaactaatttttGTTCTTATATCAACACTATGAGATAAGGTagcatttaacagatgaggaaactggagcacagacaggttaagtaacctgcccaaggtcacacagctaacagtGATGGAGAATAAaggtagtctggctccagagttgtcatcttaaccattatgccatacTGCTTCTTTTTGTACTTAATAATGATAAAGATTAGTGAATAATAAAGAAAGCAAACTCCCAGGTACCACACCCCAGAGTAAGAATCAGAACATTGCTAGTATCTGAGACACGCTCTGTGTGCGCCTCGTCATTCCCATCCTCTGACCTCTACCCAAAACATAACTGCTATTCTCGCTTTTGTGATAATTCCCttcccttgcttttctttatagtattGCCATCTGTATATGAATCtctaaacaatatttaaaattcatctaaatggactcttaatatatatatttttcttttattttgcttgaattatttattcatccatattaatgtgttagctttagtttattaattttaactgtcttagtcagtttgggctgctgtaacagaataccatagactacaTGGCTtaaacataaaacatttatttctcacagttctagagactggAAATCAGGGTGCTAGCGTGGTCAGGTTCTTGGGGAGGGCCTtcctcctggttcatagacagctgcCTTCATCCTCACATGGTAAAGAGCAGAGAAGCAGCAAGCTCTTCTagtctcttataaagacactgatcccattcacaagggctccactctcatgacctaatgacctctcaaaggctccacctcctaatactatcccATGGGGCATTAggcttcaacagatgaatttttGGAAAACACAAACATGAAGTCCATAACATTCACTGTTGTcaattattccattgtataaatatttgACAGTTTAATTATCCATGGtgttgttgatggatatttgggttgtttccaattttttgctattgtgCACAATGCTACTTTTAAAATTGTGAATCGTGGTATACCTTTGCAAGGTATACTAGGTATACTTGGTATAGTATACCAAGTATACTAGGTATACATACCTAGTAGCAGACTTGCTAAACCATTCAGGTTCCCATTTCTTAAGTCCTATTcaagttttttgcccatttttctaatgGATACTATAGATACTGTTTTCCAAGTCTAAGTTCTAGTTCTTTGTGGGtcatgtgttgcaaatatcttctcccagaatgtaactttttttttttttactttctttatagtgtcttttgatgattGGAAGCATTTAATTATTCTTCCAATGTTTATTCgcttttaatttttatgcttttttcttctcattctgtttttattattttaaaaatttatctcttGAACTTATTAGTTTCCAAACTTGATATTTTCTGtgtatcactcatctttggacagAGGCAGTTCTGCCTGGACTTTTTATTTGTCTAACAGTGTGAATGGATACCCTTTGCCCTTCATGTTGTTTACTGGGTAGCATTTTGAATGTTCTCAGAGAACTTTATTGGCTAGCTGGATGTGCTGATAGTGAGGGGGCCAGTGGCCACCTCTAGTTCATGTGCTGCCTATTATTCTCCTACTTGATGGAATAGGTCCTCTCTGAGGTTACTTGTTGGTGTATGTTTTGGAGGTGGAGCCTACTTAGCTttccactttttctctttttttaggtAAGCAGGTCAGTTTGGAAGGAGGAGGTCCAGTTAATGCATGCCTCTTGTTCACAGCAAAGCCTCCTGCCCAAAGGCCTTTGGTTTGTTGGTTCAGTGTTGATCTCAGCTCTGCTGAGTTTGATCAGGCTGAGAAGCTGATTCTCAGACTACAGTTtcctgtcctcagcctctcactgCCTCCAGGCCGTTTTGTCTGGGATAAGAAGTCAGATCTGAGAAAATAAAGTCTGAATGGCTACAAGGTCCTTCCTTCAGCCCCCTCTCAAGCAGTTCATCAGATTCTCCCTTGCCTGCCCTTGCCACCAGTTCTCATCTTTAAGGAATAGATATTTAGGAAAGGGTAGGGCCCTTTAGGACTCTCTCTTGTGAGAAAATTACAGCCTGCTAAAAGTTTGCAGGGGAAAAGCTTTTACATAGTGTCATCCTCCCATAAGAGTTTAAGTTTCAAGTATGTTCTGGTATTTTATGTTCCAGACAAGTATGTTCTCGAAGGGtagtttatatacattatcttaaCTTAATCTTTATCAGgttatttttatcctcattttatatctGAAAACTCAGACCCAGAGAAACAAGCAACTAGTTAAGATGTAAGTGTTAACAGCCAGGGTTTGGACCCAagtttgtctgactccagagtcaaCCATCTTTTCACTGTCACACTGAGATGTTTTATGAAGATTTAGTGTCAGAATTATAGGCAGCGTTGTAGGAGGGATAAGAATGGCAGGAACACCAGGCACAGTGTGGCAGGGCTTTCTGAGCTGCCTCATCCAATCCCAGCTCTTCTGTATATTTTCCCTTAGTTCCATCTTCAGTATTTAGCCTTGTCCAGTGGTCAATGATTTTCGTGTCTATCCCTCCTGCACAGGCTCACTCTTTTCTCTGCTTATCCCATGTCTAGCTCCCCTATTATTTATCACTGGTTCACTGTTCCTTTGTTCTGGCTCAGTTTCCCTCCCTTCCAGTTCTCTTCCTACTTGTAGGAACATCTTTGAAAGCTCTCAAATGTGCCCTACAGTTATTCTCagttttattctctcattcccaCCTAAGAGAATTTTCAGTCTCCCAGCTCAGAAACAAATGtgcatttgaattttttatttttttcagactgGGAGACACAACTTGAAACCAAAGAATCAACTACAAGGCCCTGCATTACTGAAGATTTATCCTATGGGGTAATAATGGAAAGGGAAGGTCTCTGGCTTTCTTCTTTAGGGGAAACCTGGGAACATGATAATTGGTTACAGGGGCAACAGAAAAACCAGGATAGACATCTGGGCCAAGTGGCAGTTACCCATAAGGAAACCCCCACTGAGAGAAGGGTGTATGGAGGTAATGAATTTGAAAGATGTTCCAGTCAGGGTTCAATCCTTGATACACAACAAAGTATTCCTATGGGAGAAAGGCCCCATAATCAGAATTCACATGGAAAAGACTCCAAACAAAATTCTGAATTAATAAAATCTCAAAGAATGTTTGTAGGAAAGAAAATctatgaatgtaatgaatgtggaaaagccttcagcCAGAGCTCGTCCCTTCTTAAGCACCAGAGGattcatactggggagaaaccctataaatgtaatGTATGTGGGAAGCACTTCATTGAACGCTCCTCCCTTACTGTACatcaaagaattcatactggagagaaaccctacaaatgtaatgaatgtgggaaaacctTCAGTCAGAGCATGAACCTAACTGTTCATCAAAGAACTCATACTGGCGAGAAACCCTATCAGTGTAAAGAATGTGGAAAAGCTTTCCGCAAGAATTCATCCCTTATTCAACATGAAAGGATTCATACTGGCGAAAAACCCtacaaatgtaatgaatgtgggaaagcttttacCCAAAGCATGAATCTCACAGTAcatcaaagaactcatacaggagaaaaaccctacgaatgtaatgaatgtggaaaagccttcagtCAAAGCATGCATCTTATTGTCCATCAGAGAagtcacactggagaaaaaccctatgagtgtagtgaatgtggaaaagcctttagTAAGAGTTCGACTCTTACCCTGCATCAGCGAaatcacactggagaaaaaccctacaAGTGTAACaaatgtgggaaatcctttagCCAAAGTACATACCTAATAGAACATCAGAGACTTCATTCTGGGGTAAAACCTTTTGAATGTAATCAGTGTGGAAAAGCTTTCAGTAAGAATTCATCTCTTACTCAACATCGGAGAATCCATACTGGAGAGAAGCCGTATGAGTGTATGGTATGTGGAAAACATTTCACTGGGCGATCATCCCTTACTGTACATCAAGttattcatactggagagaaaccttatgaatgcaaTGAATGTGGAAAGGCCTTCAGCCAGAGTGCTTACCTTATTGAGCatcaaagaattcatactggtgagaaaccctatgaatgtgaTCAGTGTGGAAAAGCCTTCATTAAGAATTCATCCCTTATAGTGCATCAGAGAactcatacaggagagaaaccctatcagtgtaatgaatgtggaaaagccttcagtCGGAGTACAAACCTTACACGACATCAGAGAACTCATACGTGAGGAAAGTTTTCGCT is a genomic window containing:
- the ZFP2 gene encoding zinc finger protein ZFP2 isoform X1; amino-acid sequence: MLENYRNLISLGHQLSKPNVISQLEQEELSLMTKEFPGCISPDWETQLETKESTTRPCITEDLSYGVIMEREGLWLSSLGETWEHDNWLQGQQKNQDRHLGQVAVTHKETPTERRVYGGNEFERCSSQGSILDTQQSIPMGERPHNQNSHGKDSKQNSELIKSQRMFVGKKIYECNECGKAFSQSSSLLKHQRIHTGEKPYKCNVCGKHFIERSSLTVHQRIHTGEKPYKCNECGKTFSQSMNLTVHQRTHTGEKPYQCKECGKAFRKNSSLIQHERIHTGEKPYKCNECGKAFTQSMNLTVHQRTHTGEKPYECNECGKAFSQSMHLIVHQRSHTGEKPYECSECGKAFSKSSTLTLHQRNHTGEKPYKCNKCGKSFSQSTYLIEHQRLHSGVKPFECNQCGKAFSKNSSLTQHRRIHTGEKPYECMVCGKHFTGRSSLTVHQVIHTGEKPYECNECGKAFSQSAYLIEHQRIHTGEKPYECDQCGKAFIKNSSLIVHQRTHTGEKPYQCNECGKAFSRSTNLTRHQRTHT
- the ZFP2 gene encoding zinc finger protein ZFP2 isoform X2; its protein translation is MEREGLWLSSLGETWEHDNWLQGQQKNQDRHLGQVAVTHKETPTERRVYGGNEFERCSSQGSILDTQQSIPMGERPHNQNSHGKDSKQNSELIKSQRMFVGKKIYECNECGKAFSQSSSLLKHQRIHTGEKPYKCNVCGKHFIERSSLTVHQRIHTGEKPYKCNECGKTFSQSMNLTVHQRTHTGEKPYQCKECGKAFRKNSSLIQHERIHTGEKPYKCNECGKAFTQSMNLTVHQRTHTGEKPYECNECGKAFSQSMHLIVHQRSHTGEKPYECSECGKAFSKSSTLTLHQRNHTGEKPYKCNKCGKSFSQSTYLIEHQRLHSGVKPFECNQCGKAFSKNSSLTQHRRIHTGEKPYECMVCGKHFTGRSSLTVHQVIHTGEKPYECNECGKAFSQSAYLIEHQRIHTGEKPYECDQCGKAFIKNSSLIVHQRTHTGEKPYQCNECGKAFSRSTNLTRHQRTHT